From Micromonospora auratinigra:
CCGGCGGGGTGCCGGCGGCAACTCCTCGGCCGGCCCCCACCCGACCCGGACCACCAGGTAGGGCTCCCCGATCCCGGCGAGCAGGTCGCGCATCATCCGGCGCGGCCAGGCCAGCTCGATGGCGTCGCTGATCGGCGCGGTCGCCAACCCCTCGGCGGTCGCGGTGAGCAGCAGCGCCGACAGCGCCTCCCCGCCGCGCAGCCAGGCGTCCGGCTCGTCGCGGTCACCGAAGACGATGACGTACGCCGCGCCCCGGTCGAAGTCCGCGCCCGCGCTCAGCCCGGCCGCGCCACCAGGGGCGTGGTCGCGCAGCGGCACCCGGCGCGGCGCGGGGCGTACGGCGGTGGCGGTGGGTACGCCGTCACCGCTCTCCGGCGGCCGGTTGGTCCACCGGTGCAGTTCCTCCCGGTACGCCGGGTCGGCCAGCTCGGCGTCGGCGGCGCGGCCGGTGGAGACGGCCAGCATCGGCATCTGGTCGGGGCGCACCACGTGCAGGTGGGCGGCCTCGGCCTCGACGGCGTCGCGCAGCCGGGACAGCACCGCCTCCGGCACGGGTCGGTCGCCGTACGCCCGGCGGTCGGTGCGGCGGCGGGGGATCGCCTCGACCAGCCGGCCCGCCGCGACGTCCAGGTCGGCCGGGCCGGTGGCGCG
This genomic window contains:
- a CDS encoding Acg family FMN-binding oxidoreductase — translated: MSQPSTWTEQTPTVRVLEAAARQSLHAPSVFNTQPWRWRVTRDALELRADPDRRLATTDPDGRLLTLSCGAALHHARLSLAAVGWAVTVDRFPDPADPALLARLRATGPADLDVAAGRLVEAIPRRRTDRRAYGDRPVPEAVLSRLRDAVEAEAAHLHVVRPDQMPMLAVSTGRAADAELADPAYREELHRWTNRPPESGDGVPTATAVRPAPRRVPLRDHAPGGAAGLSAGADFDRGAAYVIVFGDRDEPDAWLRGGEALSALLLTATAEGLATAPISDAIELAWPRRMMRDLLAGIGEPYLVVRVGWGPAEELPPAPRRAPTDVIEVDPLG